Proteins from a genomic interval of Kitasatospora kifunensis:
- a CDS encoding C40 family peptidase: protein MASTPPSGTARRFARVVAVTAAATTVLAMTASAHGAPARPEKKDVKAQVDQLYAEAEQASEKSNAAEEAAKRLEAEAGTLQQQVAQAQETLNRMRSNLATVAAAEYRSGGLDPTVQLMLSSDPAGYLARARTLAQADEQQVATLHGVREQQRRLDQRRDEASGKLAELEGVRSALAEAKQQVQQRLKSAQALLDSLTAAERAQLQAQDEREAHERAARGADRVDLGNQPPSSDRAAVAVAAALSKLGSPYVYGSTGPGTFDCSGLMYWSWQQAGVSLPRTSQAQAFGGQRISLSEARPGDLVIFFHDMHHVGMYAGGGTVIHAPYPGARVRYESVSAMPVAAVVRP from the coding sequence ATGGCGAGTACACCCCCGTCGGGCACCGCGCGGCGCTTCGCCCGGGTGGTGGCGGTCACTGCTGCCGCGACCACGGTGCTGGCGATGACGGCCAGCGCGCACGGTGCCCCGGCCAGACCGGAGAAGAAGGACGTCAAGGCTCAGGTCGACCAGCTCTACGCGGAGGCGGAGCAGGCCTCGGAGAAGTCCAACGCCGCGGAGGAGGCCGCCAAACGGTTGGAGGCCGAGGCGGGGACGCTGCAGCAGCAGGTGGCACAGGCGCAGGAGACCCTGAACAGGATGCGCTCGAACCTGGCCACCGTCGCGGCCGCCGAGTACCGCTCGGGCGGGCTGGACCCCACCGTGCAGCTGATGCTCTCCAGCGATCCGGCCGGCTACCTGGCCAGGGCCCGCACCCTGGCCCAGGCGGACGAGCAGCAGGTCGCCACCCTGCACGGGGTGCGGGAACAGCAGCGTCGGCTGGACCAGCGCAGGGACGAGGCGAGCGGCAAGCTGGCCGAGCTGGAGGGCGTGCGCAGCGCGCTGGCCGAGGCCAAGCAGCAGGTGCAGCAGCGGCTCAAGAGCGCCCAGGCGTTGCTCGACAGTCTCACCGCCGCCGAGCGGGCGCAGTTGCAGGCACAGGACGAGCGGGAGGCGCACGAGCGGGCGGCGCGTGGTGCGGACCGGGTCGACCTGGGCAACCAGCCGCCGTCCTCGGACCGGGCGGCGGTGGCGGTGGCGGCGGCGCTCAGCAAGCTGGGTTCCCCGTACGTGTACGGATCCACCGGGCCCGGTACGTTCGACTGCTCGGGTCTGATGTACTGGAGCTGGCAGCAGGCCGGAGTGAGCCTGCCGCGCACCTCGCAGGCACAGGCGTTCGGGGGGCAGCGGATCAGCCTGTCCGAGGCGCGACCGGGAGACCTGGTGATCTTCTTTCACGACATGCACCACGTCGGCATGTATGCCGGCGGCGGCACGGTGATCCACGCGCCGTACCCCGGTGCCCGGGTGCGCTACGAGAGCGTCTCCGCGATGCCGGTCGCGGCGGTGGTGCGGCCCTGA
- a CDS encoding glycosyltransferase family 87 protein, with amino-acid sequence MELAQDGPADEVASGGSGGLALAAPPTPGATAVTPAAPARGALCGIGATWVATRVLLILIVSGVIKFGLDVTTDVSVIYHAWYGVLQTGTFPMDDVTWQYPPGAALVILAPGLFPWSYLVSFFVLCGIFDTVAIGMLVRYGLRRGRSLAGAWVWVVGVPLLGPTVYCRYDILVTALAVAGLLVILRRPVLGGILLGIGGLVKLWPLLGLAGTPRGRRTRRSWTAAVAAMGTLAFLLAAGMNGAFQFLTFQADRGIEVESVAALPIHFAKLFGGWQGQAMMHYGSVEFIGPGVEVISKIAVGATVAGFAWLLYWRLRARRWQPATTYDAALAALLIFTTTSRVISPQYMIWLVGLAAVCLTVRGSSQRPVAALILIATVLTTLEFPLNFGQVVTSTPLGVTILGARNLLLVAATIVSCRRLWRSTQAAQASTATVPDRVAAVAEPERGYPVRPGIAYEQSLLDDVQRG; translated from the coding sequence TCACCCCGGCCGCACCGGCCCGCGGCGCGCTGTGCGGGATCGGCGCCACCTGGGTGGCCACCAGGGTGCTGCTGATCCTGATCGTCAGCGGCGTGATCAAGTTCGGCCTGGACGTGACCACCGACGTCTCGGTGATCTACCACGCCTGGTACGGGGTGCTGCAGACCGGTACCTTCCCGATGGACGACGTGACCTGGCAGTACCCGCCGGGCGCGGCGCTGGTCATCCTGGCCCCCGGGCTCTTCCCCTGGTCGTACCTGGTCTCCTTCTTCGTACTGTGCGGGATCTTCGACACGGTGGCGATCGGCATGCTGGTGCGCTACGGGCTGCGCCGCGGGCGCAGCCTCGCGGGCGCCTGGGTCTGGGTGGTCGGCGTACCGCTGCTGGGCCCCACCGTCTACTGCCGCTACGACATCCTGGTCACCGCGCTGGCCGTGGCCGGCCTGCTGGTGATCCTGCGCCGCCCGGTGCTGGGCGGCATCCTGCTGGGCATCGGCGGGCTGGTGAAGCTCTGGCCGCTGCTCGGGCTGGCCGGCACCCCGCGCGGTCGGCGCACCCGGCGCTCCTGGACGGCCGCGGTGGCGGCGATGGGCACCCTCGCCTTCCTGCTGGCCGCGGGGATGAACGGGGCGTTCCAGTTCCTCACCTTCCAGGCCGATCGCGGCATCGAGGTGGAGTCGGTGGCCGCGCTGCCGATTCACTTCGCCAAGCTGTTCGGCGGGTGGCAGGGCCAGGCGATGATGCACTACGGCTCGGTGGAGTTCATCGGCCCGGGCGTCGAGGTGATCTCCAAGATCGCGGTGGGCGCGACCGTGGCGGGCTTCGCCTGGCTGCTCTACTGGCGGCTGCGGGCCCGGCGCTGGCAGCCGGCCACCACCTACGACGCGGCGCTGGCGGCCCTGCTGATCTTCACCACGACCAGCCGGGTGATCAGCCCGCAGTACATGATCTGGCTGGTCGGCCTGGCGGCGGTCTGCCTGACCGTGCGCGGCAGCAGCCAGCGCCCGGTGGCCGCACTGATCCTGATCGCGACGGTGCTGACCACCCTGGAGTTCCCGCTGAACTTCGGGCAGGTGGTCACCAGCACTCCGTTGGGCGTGACCATCCTGGGGGCCCGCAACCTGCTGCTGGTGGCCGCCACCATCGTCTCCTGCCGCCGGCTGTGGCGCTCCACCCAGGCCGCACAGGCCTCGACGGCCACCGTGCCCGACCGGGTCGCCGCGGTGGCGGAGCCGGAGCGCGGCTACCCGGTACGCCCGGGGATCGCCTACGAGCAGAGCCTGTTGGACGACGTCCAGCGCGGCTGA